In Mycobacterium sp. Aquia_216, a genomic segment contains:
- a CDS encoding XdhC family protein, producing the protein MRDVLAELMSIWRAGDTAGLGTVVRTFHSAPRSPGASMVVAPDGSVSGSVSGGCVEGAVYEAATEVAQIGAPRLERYGVSDGDAFAVGLTCGGIIDIFVESVSRATFPDLDEVAEDVGEHRAVAVATVIAHPDTQWVGRRLVIRPEAVAGSLGSGRADAAVTDDARGLLAVGRSDVLHYGPDGQRLGDGMEVFVSSFAPRPRMLVFGAIDFAAALAQQGSFLGYRVTVCDARPVFATRARFPTADEVIVDWPHRYLAAQAESGTVDESTVICVLTHDPKFDVPVLELALRLPHIGYVGAMGSRRTHDDRMGRLRAAGLTEAELSKLSSPIGLDLGARTPEETAVSIAADIIARRWGGGGRPLAEIVGRIHHEAQVEGELKDHLTRH; encoded by the coding sequence GTGCGTGACGTGCTTGCCGAGCTGATGTCGATCTGGCGCGCCGGCGACACCGCCGGCCTAGGAACGGTGGTGCGGACCTTCCACTCCGCCCCGCGGTCACCCGGAGCCTCGATGGTGGTAGCTCCTGACGGATCCGTGAGCGGGTCAGTTTCGGGTGGCTGTGTCGAAGGTGCCGTCTACGAAGCGGCTACCGAAGTGGCGCAAATCGGTGCACCACGACTGGAACGCTATGGGGTCAGCGACGGCGATGCCTTCGCGGTCGGGCTAACCTGCGGCGGCATCATCGACATCTTCGTCGAGTCGGTTTCTCGGGCAACCTTCCCCGACCTAGATGAAGTAGCCGAGGACGTCGGTGAGCACCGTGCCGTAGCAGTCGCGACCGTCATCGCCCACCCCGATACGCAGTGGGTTGGCCGCAGGCTGGTCATCCGGCCGGAGGCGGTGGCGGGATCGCTCGGTTCGGGCCGGGCCGACGCCGCGGTCACCGACGACGCGCGCGGATTGCTCGCGGTGGGGCGCAGCGACGTCCTGCACTACGGACCCGACGGCCAGCGCCTGGGCGACGGCATGGAGGTCTTCGTGTCCAGCTTTGCGCCGCGTCCGCGCATGCTGGTGTTCGGCGCCATCGACTTCGCGGCCGCCCTGGCACAGCAAGGATCGTTCCTCGGCTATCGCGTCACCGTCTGCGATGCCCGCCCGGTGTTCGCCACCCGAGCACGTTTCCCGACGGCCGACGAGGTGATCGTCGACTGGCCGCACCGGTATCTGGCCGCCCAGGCGGAATCGGGCACCGTCGACGAGAGCACGGTGATCTGTGTGCTCACCCACGATCCGAAATTCGACGTCCCGGTGCTCGAACTGGCGCTGCGCTTGCCGCATATCGGATATGTGGGGGCAATGGGGTCGCGCCGGACCCACGACGACCGGATGGGCCGACTGCGGGCGGCGGGATTGACCGAGGCCGAGCTGAGCAAATTGTCCAGCCCGATCGGACTCGACCTCGGTGCCCGCACACCGGAGGAAACGGCGGTCTCGATCGCGGCGGACATCATCGCCCGCCGATGGGGCGGCGGAGGCCGCCCGCTGGCTGAAATCGTGGGGCGAATCCACCATGAGGCGCAGGTAGAGGGCGAGTTAAAGGATCACTTAACTCGACATTGA
- a CDS encoding LysR family transcriptional regulator, whose product MTPAQLRAYSAVVRLGSVRAAATELGVSDAGVSMHVAALRKELDDPLFTKTGAGLAFTPGGLRLASRAVEILGLQQQTAIEVTEAAHGRRLLRIAASSAFAEHAAPGLIELFSSRADDLSVELSVHPTSQFRDLICSRAVDIAIGPASESSFVSDGSIFVRPFLKYQVITVAAPNSPLAVGVPTPGVLRQQQWMLGPSAGSVGGEIATMLRGLAIPESQQRIFQSEAAALEEVQRVGGVTLTIGFAIAKDLAAGRLTHVSGPGLDKSGEWCIATLPPSARQPAVSELVRFITTPRCIQAMIRGSGVGVTRFRPKIHVTLWS is encoded by the coding sequence ATGACTCCGGCTCAACTTCGGGCCTATTCGGCGGTGGTCCGTTTGGGTTCGGTTCGCGCCGCCGCCACGGAACTCGGCGTATCCGATGCCGGAGTCTCGATGCATGTGGCGGCGCTGCGCAAGGAGCTCGACGATCCGCTGTTCACCAAGACGGGTGCCGGACTGGCGTTCACGCCCGGCGGACTTCGGTTGGCCAGCCGCGCGGTCGAGATCCTGGGTCTGCAACAGCAAACGGCGATCGAGGTTACCGAGGCGGCCCATGGGCGCCGGCTGCTGCGGATCGCCGCATCCAGCGCCTTCGCCGAACACGCCGCGCCGGGCCTGATCGAGCTCTTCTCGTCGCGGGCCGACGACCTGTCGGTGGAGTTAAGCGTGCACCCGACGAGCCAATTCCGCGACCTGATTTGTTCGCGCGCCGTCGACATCGCGATTGGCCCGGCAAGTGAAAGTTCCTTCGTATCCGACGGTTCGATCTTCGTGCGGCCCTTTCTGAAATATCAGGTGATCACGGTGGCCGCTCCGAACAGCCCTCTGGCGGTGGGTGTTCCGACACCCGGGGTGCTGCGACAGCAGCAGTGGATGCTCGGGCCATCGGCCGGCAGCGTGGGCGGCGAGATCGCAACCATGCTGCGTGGCTTGGCAATTCCGGAGTCACAGCAGCGAATCTTTCAAAGTGAGGCCGCCGCCCTCGAGGAGGTTCAGCGGGTGGGGGGCGTGACCCTGACCATCGGTTTCGCGATCGCCAAAGACCTTGCCGCGGGACGCTTGACGCACGTGTCGGGGCCGGGGCTGGACAAGTCGGGGGAGTGGTGCATCGCGACGCTGCCTCCGTCAGCCCGCCAGCCTGCCGTGTCCGAACTGGTCAGGTTCATCACGACTCCCAGGTGTATCCAGGCGATGATCCGCGGCAGCGGGGTCGGTGTGACGAGGTTTCGCCCGAAGATTCACGTCACGCTCTGGAGTTAG
- a CDS encoding FAD binding domain-containing protein → MQVPGPFEYERATSVDHAIGLLDRLGDDARLVAGGHSLLPMMKLRIANPEYLVDINDLELELGYVITDPTLVRIGAMTRHRALLESDTLAAVCPIFPDAERVIADPVVRNRGTLGGSLCQADPAEDLTTVCLVLDAVCLARGPSGEREIPIDDFLAGPYETTLAYNEMLVEVRIPVRHNTSSAYAKVERRVGDWAVTAAGASITLDGDAIAAARVGLTAVNPDHAALAELATVLVGQSATEEVFAEAGRRAAEACEPVTDVRGTAEYKRHLACELTIRTLRTAADRVRDQGS, encoded by the coding sequence ATGCAAGTGCCTGGGCCCTTTGAATACGAACGCGCGACCAGCGTCGACCATGCGATCGGATTATTGGATCGGTTGGGGGACGACGCGCGGCTGGTCGCCGGTGGGCACAGCCTGCTGCCGATGATGAAGCTGCGGATCGCCAACCCCGAATACCTCGTCGATATCAACGACCTGGAGCTGGAGCTCGGCTACGTGATCACCGATCCGACCCTGGTTCGAATCGGCGCGATGACCCGCCACCGCGCGCTGCTGGAGTCGGACACGCTGGCCGCGGTGTGCCCAATCTTCCCCGACGCCGAGCGGGTAATCGCCGACCCGGTCGTGCGCAATCGCGGCACCCTGGGCGGTTCACTCTGCCAGGCGGATCCGGCCGAGGATCTGACAACCGTGTGCCTCGTGCTGGACGCCGTCTGCCTGGCACGGGGGCCGTCGGGTGAGCGCGAGATCCCGATCGACGACTTCCTCGCCGGGCCGTACGAGACCACTCTCGCCTACAACGAAATGCTCGTCGAAGTACGGATCCCGGTGCGGCACAACACATCCAGCGCCTACGCGAAAGTCGAACGGCGAGTTGGCGACTGGGCGGTCACGGCGGCAGGCGCATCGATCACCCTCGACGGTGACGCGATAGCGGCCGCCCGGGTGGGCCTGACGGCGGTCAATCCCGACCACGCGGCCCTGGCTGAGCTCGCTACCGTCCTGGTGGGACAGTCCGCCACCGAAGAGGTCTTCGCCGAGGCGGGCCGCCGGGCGGCCGAAGCCTGCGAACCCGTCACCGATGTCCGCGGCACCGCCGAGTACAAGCGGCATCTGGCCTGCGAGCTGACAATCCGCACGCTGCGCACCGCCGCCGACCGCGTCCGCGACCAAGGGAGTTAG
- a CDS encoding cytochrome P450, whose translation MEATKIYYEPWDPACQGNRFETYALLHAHAPVYQAPQSGIWVVSSYAAVEYIMTHPERFSNRPNQDETIGFPPKIDPEAAGSEELIGRLLQAAADIPLDFQEVFTARVIVGADPPVHTRQRKLVSRGFTPRRINSLRPMIEKTVADKIAAIEGRPRFDLVRDFAAPVPTEVIANLLSVDVERYSDIRRWSDQLASLSMTADRGSADTIVELVGMLREFAQYFVPKIENRRAEPRDDLLSDLIQADGADLMSATELVLFILVLLAAGNETTTNVISNTVVQLLDHPEQLAMLREDPDLIGSAIEESIRLQSPFQFLFREPYEDTEIGGVTIPAGAMIAIMVGAANRDPAVFENPDSFDITRATPHLGFGKGIHFCLGAPLARLEARIALDALLPMLGSVGFDPDELVRHPSLLIHGYESVPMTVSR comes from the coding sequence ATGGAAGCGACGAAGATCTACTACGAGCCGTGGGACCCCGCGTGTCAGGGGAACCGATTCGAGACTTACGCCCTGCTCCATGCGCACGCGCCCGTGTATCAGGCGCCCCAGTCCGGTATCTGGGTCGTTTCGAGTTACGCAGCGGTCGAGTACATCATGACGCACCCCGAGCGCTTCTCGAACAGGCCGAATCAGGATGAAACGATCGGCTTTCCGCCGAAGATCGATCCCGAGGCGGCGGGTTCGGAGGAGTTGATCGGCCGCCTCCTGCAGGCCGCTGCCGATATTCCGCTCGATTTCCAAGAGGTGTTCACCGCGAGGGTGATCGTGGGCGCGGATCCTCCTGTCCATACGCGCCAGCGCAAGCTGGTGAGTCGCGGATTTACCCCCCGCCGCATCAATTCGTTACGACCGATGATCGAAAAGACGGTCGCCGACAAGATTGCGGCGATCGAGGGGCGGCCCCGGTTCGACCTAGTCCGCGACTTTGCTGCGCCGGTCCCCACCGAGGTGATCGCCAACCTGCTTTCCGTCGACGTGGAACGCTACAGCGATATCCGACGCTGGTCGGATCAGCTGGCGAGTCTCTCGATGACCGCCGACCGCGGCTCGGCAGACACGATCGTCGAACTCGTTGGGATGCTTCGCGAATTCGCGCAGTATTTTGTACCGAAGATCGAAAACCGCCGTGCCGAGCCTCGGGACGACCTGCTCAGCGATCTCATCCAGGCCGACGGAGCCGATCTGATGAGTGCGACCGAGCTGGTGCTGTTCATCCTCGTGCTGTTGGCCGCCGGAAACGAGACGACGACCAACGTCATCAGCAACACCGTGGTTCAGCTGCTCGATCACCCCGAACAACTGGCCATGCTGCGGGAGGATCCCGACTTGATCGGCTCGGCCATCGAGGAGTCCATCCGACTCCAGTCGCCGTTTCAATTTCTGTTTCGGGAACCCTACGAAGATACCGAAATTGGTGGCGTGACCATTCCCGCCGGCGCAATGATCGCCATCATGGTGGGTGCCGCCAATCGCGATCCCGCGGTGTTCGAGAATCCGGATAGCTTCGACATCACCAGGGCGACACCGCATCTCGGGTTTGGCAAGGGGATTCACTTCTGTCTGGGCGCACCGCTGGCCCGGCTGGAAGCCCGGATCGCCCTCGATGCCCTGCTGCCGATGCTGGGAAGTGTCGGATTCGACCCGGACGAACTTGTGCGGCATCCCAGCCTGCTCATCCATGGCTACGAGTCTGTGCCCATGACGGTCAGTCGCTAG